A single region of the Ziziphus jujuba cultivar Dongzao chromosome 10, ASM3175591v1 genome encodes:
- the LOC107410344 gene encoding uncharacterized protein LOC107410344 isoform X2: MPIYRTTKSDAHSIPTFFSSVEVGGAMFYGMAGKSVKQAEHSAAMIAYKSLNERGFTHADGYNFPNLNENAAKATSSPKFAVTTDSLQDVKDEILIPYPNFTSQGHSKVKKDSAEKLRAHVKLTSNEDCNTFSATMKKEEKETINAGKQFSFPNSKPSPQELLMSPRSTHPNLFRILDTSYVWNTTRTRNYLLCNRVRVYTEFPDFTFPKGITVLPIAEDKWVAISLEFPNEESN; the protein is encoded by the exons ATGCCAATTTATAGAACTACTAAATCTGATGCACATAGCATACCGACATTCTTTTCGTCCGTCGAAGTGGGGGGAGCAATGTTCTATGGGATGGCAGGAAAATCAGTAAAACAGGCAGAACATAGTGCTGCCATGATTGCCTACAAATCTCTCAATGAAC GTGGATTTACTCATGCCGATGGGTATAATTTCCCTAATCTGAATGAAAATGCTGCAAAAGCTACTTCAAGCCCGAAATTTGCAGTGACTACTGATTCACTTCAGGATGTCAAAGATGAAATTTTGATTCCATATCCAAATTTTACAAGTCAGGGACATTCTAAAGTAAAGAaag ATTCAGCAGAGAAGCTAAGAGCTCATGTCAAACTCACCAGCAATGAGGACTGTAATACCTTTTCAGCAACgatgaaaaaggaagaaaaggaaacaatTAATGCTGGAAAACAATTTTCATTTCCTAACTCAAAACCTTCACCTCAAGAACTTCTCATGTCTCCCAGATCCACACATCCCAATCTTTTTCGTATTTTGGATACTAGTTATGTGTGGAACACAACCAGAACAAGGAATTATTTGCTTTGCAACAGGGTGAGGGTGTACACTGAGTTTCCAGATTTTACATTCCCCAAGGGTATCACTGTGCTACCTATTGCTGAAGATAAATGGGTGGCTATTAGTTTGGAGTTCCCAAATGAAGAAAGTAATTGA
- the LOC107410344 gene encoding double-stranded RNA-binding protein 1-like isoform X3 → MYKTKLQELCQRKKWALPCYTSMKDGPDHIPEFKASVVVNGLSFDSPASCKSSKDAHNHAAMLAFLHFTSPSDCSTWNVEPKIEEVKKEEKDAEIQSDAMSFTDDYVAEYANRSKLPKEERAAAAKAGLMSRSLDNFQKESFPIELLSFAVFLCLLMQETTSAAY, encoded by the exons atgtacAAGACAAAGTTACAGGAACTTTGCCAACGGAAGAAATGGGCTTTACCTTGCTACACCTCCATGAAAGATGGACCAGACCATATTCCGGAGTTCAAAGCTTCTGTTGTCGTCAATGGTTTAAGCTTTGATTCCCCTGCTTCCTGCAAGTCTTCCAAAGACGCTCACAACCATGCTGCAATGCTTGCTTTCCTCCACTTCACTTCTCCTTCTG ATTGTTCAACCTGGAATGTTGAACCCAAGATTGAAGAAgtaaagaaggaagaaaaggatGCTGAGATTCAATCAGATGCTATGAGTTTCACGGATG ATTACGTAGCTGAGTACGCTAACCGCTCCAAACTTCCAAAGGAGGAGAGGGCTGCTGCTGCAAAGGCTGGTTTAATGTCTAGGTCACTAGACAACTTTCAGAAGGAAAGTTTCCCAATTGAATTACTGTCATTTGCAGTGTTTCTGTGTCTATTAATGCAAGAGACTACTAGTGCAGCTTACTGA
- the LOC107410386 gene encoding inactive protein RESTRICTED TEV MOVEMENT 2, translating to MAEKQIVAVRSPNEANFEPATEWVTNDALDTLMIYVPGFKREKLRVQITSAGKLRISGERQGPTGVNSQFRKEFPIPQNCDTDKISANFFEGIIYVKLPKTKPPAPAPAPAPDVKAQEKPKSATETTPPATAKLPKPATTTTAADQQLKDKNKIAQKQQGPSKEPSRVPTTKDKTGDATIAQQKPPSQKEKQPSKEVGSNKYEESKDLDSKEARAAGADNARSNVNEIKAMEKEKNKDERGKTVVVGKEGEAGGVTDGQPRLEGLVAIVKKPRKLLNLVVGLLLFVVFTLYLKDAISKSFKGESKRSAEL from the exons ATGGCTGAAAAGCAAATTGTTGCAGTTCGTAGTCCAAATGAGGCAAATTTCGAACCAGCAACCGAATGGGTAACAAATGATGCCTTGGACACTCTCATGATCTATGTACCAG GTTTCAAGAGAGAGAAACTTAGAGTCCAAATAACTTCAGCTGGGAAGTTGAGGATTTCTGGTGAACGACAGGGGCCTACCGGTGTCAATAGCCAATTCCGGAAAGAATTCCCCATCCCACAAAACTGCGACACCGACAAAATCTCTGCAAACTTCTTCGAAGGCATTATTTACGTCAAGTTGCCAAAAACCAAACCTCCTGCTCCTGCTCCTGCTCCTGCGCCTGATGTCAAAGCACAAGAAAAACCAAAATCCGCCACAGAAACTACTCCTCCTGCCACTGCTAAGCTTCCAAAGCCCGCAACTACTACTACTGCTGCCGATCAACAGCTCAAGGATAAAAATAAGATTGCTCAGAAACAGCAAGGCCCTTCTAAAGAACCCAGTAGAGTGCCAACTACTAAGGATAAAACCGGCGATGCTACTATTGCTCAGCAGAAACCTCCATCTCAAAAGGAGAAGCAGCCAAGCAAAGAAGTTGGAAGCAATAAATACGAGGAAAGCAAAGACTTGGACAGCAAGGAAGCTAGAGCAGCAGGCGCAGATAATGCTAGAAGTAATGTTAATGAAATAAAGGCAATGGAGAAGGAGAAGAATAAGGACGAAAGAGGAAAGACAGTAGTAGTTGGCAAAGAAGGAGAAGCAGGAGGCGTTACTGATGGTCAGCCTAGGTTAGAAGGTCTGGTGGCCATTGTGAAGAAGCCAAGGAAATTGTTGAACTTGGTTGTGGGGCTTTTGTTATTTGTGGTGTTTACATTGTATCTTAAAGATGCAATATCCAAGTCCTTCAAGGGAGAATCCAAGAGATCAGCAGAGCTGTAA
- the LOC107410344 gene encoding double-stranded RNA-binding protein 1-like isoform X1, translated as MPIYRTTKSDAHSIPTFFSSVEVGGAMFYGMAGKSVKQAEHSAAMIAYKSLNERGFTHADGYNFPNLNENAAKATSSPKFAVTTDSLQDVKDEILIPYPNFTSQGHSKVKKETDSAEKLRAHVKLTSNEDCNTFSATMKKEEKETINAGKQFSFPNSKPSPQELLMSPRSTHPNLFRILDTSYVWNTTRTRNYLLCNRVRVYTEFPDFTFPKGITVLPIAEDKWVAISLEFPNEESN; from the exons ATGCCAATTTATAGAACTACTAAATCTGATGCACATAGCATACCGACATTCTTTTCGTCCGTCGAAGTGGGGGGAGCAATGTTCTATGGGATGGCAGGAAAATCAGTAAAACAGGCAGAACATAGTGCTGCCATGATTGCCTACAAATCTCTCAATGAAC GTGGATTTACTCATGCCGATGGGTATAATTTCCCTAATCTGAATGAAAATGCTGCAAAAGCTACTTCAAGCCCGAAATTTGCAGTGACTACTGATTCACTTCAGGATGTCAAAGATGAAATTTTGATTCCATATCCAAATTTTACAAGTCAGGGACATTCTAAAGTAAAGAaag AAACAGATTCAGCAGAGAAGCTAAGAGCTCATGTCAAACTCACCAGCAATGAGGACTGTAATACCTTTTCAGCAACgatgaaaaaggaagaaaaggaaacaatTAATGCTGGAAAACAATTTTCATTTCCTAACTCAAAACCTTCACCTCAAGAACTTCTCATGTCTCCCAGATCCACACATCCCAATCTTTTTCGTATTTTGGATACTAGTTATGTGTGGAACACAACCAGAACAAGGAATTATTTGCTTTGCAACAGGGTGAGGGTGTACACTGAGTTTCCAGATTTTACATTCCCCAAGGGTATCACTGTGCTACCTATTGCTGAAGATAAATGGGTGGCTATTAGTTTGGAGTTCCCAAATGAAGAAAGTAATTGA